One stretch of Schizosaccharomyces pombe strain 972h- genome assembly, chromosome: III DNA includes these proteins:
- a CDS encoding NADPH-dependent FMN reductase: MTLPEKLLKITPKILVIMGSVRSKRLCPTIATWVGEMGKRETNFDYEKVDLTDWPLSMSDEPGLPIMGIDVYTQEHTKAWGSKIAGADGFVFVTPQYNGGYPAILKNALDHLYHEWNGKPLLIVSYGGHGGGDCASQLKHVAGFLKMRVAPTMPALTLPRDKIVQGVVDPAVEFTKHLGELKKAFGEFSQLFESNPERKP, from the coding sequence ATGACCTTGCCTGAAAAATTACTGAAGATTACTCCCAAAATCCTGGTTATTATGGGAAGCGTTCGCAGCAAACGCTTATGTCCAACTATTGCAACGTGGGTTGGTGAGATGGGAAAAAGAGAGACTAATTTTGACTACgaaaaagttgatttaACTGATTGGCCTCTATCTATGAGCGATGAACCCGGACTTCCAATTATGGGAATAGATGTGTACACTCAGGAACATACTAAGGCCTGGGGGTCCAAAATTGCTGGAGCAGAtggttttgtttttgtaaCTCCGCAATACAATGGTGGATATCCTGCAATCCTTAAAAATGCCTTAGACCACTTGTATCACGAGTGGAATGGAAAACCGCTTTTGATTGTAAGCTATGGTGGCCATGGAGGAGGAGATTGTGCTTCGCAACTAAAACATGTTGCCGGTTTTCTTAAGATGCGAGTCGCGCCTACCATGCCAGCGCTCACGTTACCCAGAGATAAAATTGTTCAAGGTGTAGTCGACCCAGCGGTTGAATTTACAAAGCACCTTGGTGAACTTAAGAAAGCCTTCGGTGAGTTTTCTCAGTTGTTTGAAAGCAATCCTGAAAGGAAACCCTAG
- the hem12 gene encoding putative uroporphyrinogen decarboxylase Hem12 has translation MYPKMKNDLILRAAKGEEVERPPVWIMRQAGRYLPEYHKLRAKQSFFEMCQTPETACELTLQPVTRFKGLLDAAIIFSDILVIPQALGMQVVMLEQKGPHFPKPLVVPEDIDLLEKTPNISAKLGYVMDAISLTREKLDGQVPLMGFSGAPWTIMAYMIEGGGSKTFAKAKSWLFRYPEASHKLLKIITDATVSYLIQQVYAGAQLLQIFDSWAGELSPEDFTEYAYPYLVRICQEVKQHLKKKKRDEVPMIVFAKGAWYAIDQLCDSGYDVIGLDWTVSPKEAVRIRGNRRVTFQGNLDPNILYGTREIIEARTKEMIQDFGGGKQGYIINLGHGITPGVNPDDVRFFLEKCHQYGSA, from the exons ATGTAcccaaaaatgaaaaatgacTTGATTCTTAGGGCTGCAAAGG GAGAAGAAGTAGAACGTCCTCCTGTTTGGATTATG AGGCAAGCTGGAAGATATCTTCCTG AATATCATAAGCTTCGTGCTAAACAAAGCTTTTTTGAGATGTGTCAAACACCTGAAACGGCGTGTGAGCTAACACTTCAGCCAGTCACCCGCTTTAAAGGTCTGCTTGACGCagcaattatttttagtgACATTTTAGTGATCCCTCAAGCATTAGGGATGCAAGTGGTTATGCTTGAGCAAAAAGGGCCGCATTTTCCTAAACCTCTGGTTGTGCCTGAAGATATTGACcttttagaaaaaactCCCAACATCTCGGCTAAATTGGGATATGTAATGGATGCAATTTCTTTGACTCGCGAAAAATTAGATGGACAGGTCCCTTTGATGGGATTTTCTGGTGCTCCTTGGACTATTATGGCCTACATGATTGAAGGAGGTGGCTCCAAAACTTTTGCAAAAGCTAAATCTTGGCTTTTTCGGTACCCCGAGGCTTCCCACAAGCTTCTTAAAATCATTACCGATGCCACGGTTTCATATCTGATACAGCAAGTATACGCTGGAGCACAG ctacttcaaatttttgattccTGGGCTGGTGAATTATCCCCCGAAGACTTTACGGAGTATGCATACCCTTATCTGGTGCGAATATGTCAAGAAGTTAAGCAACacttgaagaaaaagaaacgaGACGAGGTTCCTATGATTGTTTTTGCAAAAGGTGCTTGGTATGCAATTGACCAATTGTGTGATTCAGGTTACGATGTTATTGGTTTAGACTGGACGGTCAGTCCCAAAGAGGCTGTCCGTATTCGAGGTAATCGTCGTGTTACATTCCAAGGTAACTTGGATCCTAACATTTTATATGGCACACGCGAAATTATTGAAGCCCGTACCAAGGAAATGATCCAAGATTTTGGAGGCGGAAAACAAGGctatattattaatttggGTCATGGTATTACACCTGGTGTCAATCCAGATGATGTTCGCTTCTTCTTAGAGAAATGTCATCAATATGGCTCTGCGTaa
- the nte1 gene encoding lysophospholipase, translated as MDITDRILQNRIVSKVIFFVLRSVTLSLVSVTRFSLFLLSFATITVPKWAYKIVTYSLTIQFNFKSLLFLFFVSICVVILVVRYRYLNKYARLPHEAPIKEAKLGPDTNIRPSEPRIGFQNYLDEFLSAISIFGYLEKPVFVELARHIRTQRVAEGNTIYLGEQSSFILVVDGCFQVFTAPEKDSAEVVEEAGQPEYRLLTEVSNGAPLSSFFTVLELFTELIPEATSKENPFKSTTSSLRPGSSTTTEAGANNASKPHMPQPKKARIIAKAKIDTTIAVIPANAFHHLVHKFPNSSAQIVQVILTRFQRVTFSTGYEYLGLSDAIFSIEKNFNSLTAYELPNYIRSDIIDDFKKEAMSEHLSQASNESFIVLRSKGAQSRLSNQYFSKAFDKEHGNFVSDIDRSTANAGDLLSSTNPHSTLLSTSVGPLRKFPLNRSYSREVGDYDISASFRDGLLQCIFKSLGVFNYELKEDNDDLCTENDSSEGDSDSLKKVDFLGQIAMMSATDREEVKSSIVVSTKKSTILEFAKEIEIIFYKKGTTIVRQGDHADGLYYIIDGFLDATCPSKLTFSTSYDTDLGMHSFMIKPGGIVNYQACVSNYRSFINVTARSDVLVGFLPRSCLERIIDQEPLISLTIAKRLISLVPSLLLKLDFAVGWIHLNPDQVVYEKNDPSDCVYVVLNGRLRSIEDERGSARTQVDYFNEYGKGDSVGELEMLLNNRRSSTLFAIRDSELAKIPETLFNALSLSHPAVGLQLSKIIANRMNLLLNNKSMDGMQHQPHEKHSIRTLAIVPSSSTGLLILFSQKLTSVLSVMGKSVKVLRQSSVLEHLGKHAFSRMGRFKLSSYLSDLEDKYDILIYVADSGVGSAWLQTCIRQADCIYILAEADQNPNIGEYEQHLIAMKSTARKELVLLHPERFCPSGLTRLWLKERPWVYAHHHVQLRIGLDNEISQNNEAKVFLNIIRAKVQNLHYGFRKYIDWKHLHPVYQANRAQDSDFARLARRICGKAIALVLGGGGARGISQIGILYALEEAGIPFDIIGGTSIGAFNGGLYAWEADLVPMFGRAKKFCGRMANLWRFVLDVTYPQAAYTTGHEFNRGIWKTFGEIHIEDFWLPFYANTTNITHSRMDIHSSGYAWRYIRASMSLAGLVPPMLSDSGDMLLDGGYMDNLTVSHMQSLGASSIFAIDVGSEDSREPMHYGDTVSGVWALISRWIPFIPKTSFPSLAEIQSRLTYVTSVATGEKVKSMPGCFYMRPPVKDFPTLEFGSFEKIYNVGYNYGKEYVEKLKTSHKLDDILSPRDTSKRHPKFLSSRRNSL; from the exons ATGGACATCACAGATCGTATTTTGCAAAACAGAATAGTTTCcaaagttattttttttgttttgcgaTCTGTAACTCTTAGTTTGGTGTCTGTAACAAggttttctttatttctgTTATCGTTTGCTACCATTACTGTTCCAAAATGGGCGTATAAAATAGTCACATACTCACTTACGATACAATTCAACTTTAAATCATT GTTGTTCTTGTTTTTCGTTTCAATATGTGTCGTAATCCTTGTCGTTCGATATAGATATCTCAATAAATATGCAAGGCTTCCTCATGAAGCACCTATTAAGGAAGCCAAATTGGGTCCTGATACCAACATAAGGCCGTCAGAACCAAGAATTGGATTTCAGAATTATCTCGACGAA TTTCTAAGTGCTATCAGTATTTTTGGTTACCTGGAGAAACCTGTTTTTGTTGAGTTAGCTAGACATATCCGAACCCAACGTGTAGCTGAAGGTAATACAATTTACCTTGGCGAACAATCATCCTTTATACTGGTGGTTGATGGTTGCTTTCAAGTATTTACTGCGCCAGAAAAGGACTCCGCAGAGGTTGTTGAAGAAGCTGGTCAACCAGAATATAGACTACTAACAGAGGTATCCAATGGTGCTCCACTTTCAAGCTTTTTCACAGTTCTGGAACTTTTTACAGAATTAATTCCCGAAGCTACTAGTAAAGAGAATCCGTTCAAGTCTACCACTAGTTCACTAAGACCTGGCAGTAGCACTACTACAGAAGCTGGTGCTAACAATGCTAGCAAACCGCATATGCCACAACCCAAAAAAGCTCGTATTATTGCCAAAGCGAAAATTGATACCACTATTGCCGTCATTCCTGCTAATGCATTTCATCACTTGGTTCACAAATTTCCTAACTCCAGTGCTCAAATTGTCCAAGTAATTTTAACTCGATTTCAACGTGTAACTTTTTCAACAGGGTATGAATATTTAGGCTTATCTGATGCCATATTCAGTattgagaaaaattttaattctcTCACTGCGTATGAGTTACCTAATTATATTCGCAGCGATATTATTGATGATTTCAAGAAGGAAGCAATGTCTGAACATCTTTCCCAAGCATCAAATGAGAGTTTCATAGTTTTAAGAAGCAAAGGAGCTCAGTCTAGACTTTCCAATCAATACTTTAGCAAAGCTTTTGACAAAGAGCATGGTAACTTTGTTTCCGATATTGATCGTTCAACAGCAAATGCAGGTGATTTACTTTCTTCCACAAATCCTCATTCAACACTTCTTTCAACCTCGGTGGGTCCATTGAGAAAATTTCCTCTAAATCGATCATATTCTAGAGAAGTTGGAGATTACGATATCTCAGCCTCTTTCCGAGACGGCTTATTACAGTGCATCTTTAAGTCTTTGGGTGTTTTCAATTATGAACTAAAAGAAGACAACGATGATCTGTGCACTGAAAATGACTCATCTGAAGGTGATTCTGATTCTTTGAAGAAGGTGGATTTTCTTGGCCAAATTGCGATGATGAGTGCTACGGATAGAGAAGAAGTAAAGAGTTCAATCGTAGTTAGTACGAAGAAATCTACTATCCTTGAATTTGCTAAAGAGATTGAAATCatcttttacaaaaaaggGACGACTATTGTTAGACAAGGGGATCATGCAGATGGCCTGTACTATATTATTGACGGATTTTTGGATGCTACTTGCCCTTCCAAATTAACTTTTAGTACCTCTTATGATACAGATTTAGGAATGCATTCTTTTATGATTAAACCTGGTGGAATCGTTAATTATCAGGCTTGTGTTTCCAATTATCGTTCTTTCATTAACGTTACGGCTAGATCAGATGTTCTCGTTGGATTTCTACCTCGTTCTTGTTTGGAAAGGATAATTGATCAAGAGCCATTAATATCCCTAACAATTGCAAAAAGGCTTATCTCATTAGTACCATCattacttttgaaattagATTTTGCTGTCGGTTGGATACATCTTAACCCTGATCAAGttgtttatgaaaagaACGATCCCAGTGATTGCGTTTATGTGGTTTTAAACGGACGTTTGCGTTCAATTGAGGATGAACGCGGAAGCGCTAGAACTCAAGTGGATTACTTTAACGAGTATGGAAAAGGAGACAGTGTGGGAGAACTAGAAATGCTATTAAATAATCGCAGAAGTAGTACCCTTTTTGCCATTCGTGATTCTGAGTTGGCTAAAATTCCCGAAACCCTTTTTAATGCTTTGTCTTTAAGTCATCCTGCTGTTGGTTTACAGTTGTCAAAAATTATTGCAAACAGAATGAATTTGCTTCTTAATAACAAATCTATGGATGGAATGCAACATCAACCACATGAAAAACACAGCATTAGAACTCTAGCTATAGTCCCTTCTTCATCCACAGGTTTGCTCATTCTTTTCTCTCAAAAGCTTACTTCTGTGCTGTCTGTTATGGGAAAGTCGGTGAAGGTACTTAGACAATCTTCGGTTTTAGAGCATTTGGGAAAACATGCATTTAGTCGTATGGGCAGATTTAAGCTTTCAAGTTACCTAAGTGATCTCGAAGACAAATATGATATACTAATATACGTCGCTGATTCTGGTGTGGGCAGCGCTTGGTTGCAAACTTGCATCAGGCAGGCTGACTGTATCTACATTCTTGCTGAAGCCGATCAAAATCCAAATATTGGAGAATATGAGCAACATCTTATTGCTATGAAGTCAACTGCTAGAAAGGAGTTAGTCTTGCTTCACCCCGAAAGATTTTGCCCATCAGGCTTGACAAGACTATGGTTGAAAGAACGACCTTGGGTTTATGCCCATCACCATGTCCAACTACGCATTGGACTTGATAACGAAATATCCCAAAATAATGAGGCTAAGgtatttttaaacattaTACGAGCAAAAGTACAAAATTTGCATTATGGCTTTCGAAAGTACATTGATTGGAAGCACTTGCATCCGGTGTACCAAGCGAATCGTGCCCAAGACAGCGATTTTGCTCGTCTAGCCAGAAGGATTTGTGGAAAAGCCATTGCACTTGTTCTTGGTGGGGGTGGAGCTAGAGGCATTTCGCAAATCGGCATTCTATATGCGTTAGAGGAAGCTGGAATTCCATTTGACATTATTGGAGGAACCAGTATTGGAGCCTTTAATGGTGGTCTGTACGCATGGGAGGCGGATCTGGTCCCGATGTTTGGTAGagcaaagaaattttgCGGACGTATGGCGAACCTATGGCGATTTGTACTGGATGTAACGTATCCACAAGCAGCGTATACCACTGGGCATGAATTTAATCGTGGTATATGGAAGACTTTTGGGGAGATACATATTGAAGACTTTTGGTTACCGTTCTACGCCAATACCACTAATATTACCCATTCTCGCATGGACATCCACTCGAGTGGTTATGCGTGGAGATACATTAGGGCTAGTATGTCGCTTGCAGGCCTCGTCCCTCCCATGCTTTCGGATAGTGGGGACATGCTTTTAGACGGTGGTTATATGGATAACTTGACAGTCTCTCATATGCAATCATTAGGTGCGAGCTCAATCTTTGCCATTGATGTAGGTAGTGAAGATTCCCGCGAGCCAATGCATTATGGAGACACAGTGTCCGGTGTTTGGGCCCTGATTTCTCGATGGATTCCATTTATTCCTAAAACATCGTTTCCTTCATTGGCTGAAATTCAATCTCGCCTTACTTATGTTACTAGTGTTGCGACAGGTGAAAAGGTAAAATCGATGCCTGGATGCTTTTACATGCGACCTCCTGTTAAAGATTTTCCGACTTTGGAATTTGGAAGTTTCGAAAAAATCTATAACGTCGGCTACAATTACGGAAAAGAGTATGTCGAAAAATTGAAGACATCTCACAAATTAGATGATATTCTTTCTCCACGCGATACATCCAAGCGTCATCCCAAGTTTTTGTCTTCAAGACGTAATTCTTTGTAA
- the mam301 gene encoding protein Mam30, with protein MSLLRIRKASLYGFSTVFILLQSYAVAYPLRAFRQNDGIGIAMNPSQDGGFVSAEKDSDFEYWMKLIISAVLILLGGVFAGLTIGLMGCDDLHLQVLEQSGDASERVHARKVLKLLRRGKHWVLVTLLLGNVIVNETLPIVFDSIIGGGWPAVLISTAMIVIFGEVIPQATCVRYGLSIGAKLEPIVLFMMYLLWPIAYPTALILDACLGESQSTMYKKSGLKTLVTLHRDLGIDKLNQDEVTIITAVLDLREKHAESIMTPIEDVFTLPMDRILDEDLIGEIICAGYSRIPVHKPGFPHDFIGMLLTKTLIGYDPDDKWPVGKFALATLPQTWPNTSCLDLLNYCQEGKSHMILISNSPGEPHGAIGVITLEDIIEELIGEEIIDETDVYIDVHKGLPRVGENNDFWNRMLHRSHLSTMAALHKSQRSHDLAANEHAPILNPKNSALNPRLVTNDRVKVKSPSLIQSSTGYGSMSQSPSRSDLPSKISRVNAELQAHGSQRSSIDVSKENKSSVADGPSSQAHNGPSTQPPEALPNGTDPSSSKTTENNGNQQSERTESADGKKDNSGSISSNSSKTFTGKRVRLGNVIESNVVSPDGTNRIVIEPFERSVDPNNADIVEMVERNGIVVPKVTVTSHEDDVDSVHNTPMSVSSTLSVKTSSSKVPRNKRKRRKGKSKK; from the coding sequence ATGTCCCTATTGAGAATTCGAAAAGCCAGTTTGTATGGCTTTTCAACAGTTTTCATATTATTGCAGAGTTATGCGGTTGCATATCCTTTAAGGGCGTTTAGACAGAATGATGGAATTGGCATTGCAATGAATCCTTCTCAAGATGGAGGTTTCGTTAGTGCTGAAAAGGATTCGGATTTTGAGTATTGGATGAAGCTAATTATTAGCGctgttttgattttgttagGAGGTGTATTTGCTGGGTTAACTATTGGTCTAATGGGTTGTGATGATCTTCACCTTCAAGTTCTTGAACAAAGTGGAGATGCAAGCGAACGTGTACACGCCAGAAAGGTTTTGAAGTTGCTAAGAAGAGGTAAGCACTGGGTATTGGTGACTCTGCTGCTGGGAAACGTGATTGTCAACGAAACCTTGCCCATTGTATTTGATAGTATTATTGGCGGTGGTTGGCCTGCCGTTTTGATTTCCACCGCAATGATCGTTATATTTGGAGAGGTTATTCCTCAAGCTACCTGTGTTCGCTATGGTCTATCGATCGGTGCTAAGCTCGAGCCTATAGTATTATTCATGATGTATTTGTTGTGGCCCATTGCCTATCCTACTGCTTTGATTTTGGATGCTTGTCTAGGCGAATCGCAAAGCACTATGTACAAGAAATCTGGATTGAAAACCCTCGTTACACTTCATCGTGATTTGGGAATTGATAAGTTGAATCAAGATGAAGTCACTATTATTACAGCTGTTTTGGATTTACGAGAAAAGCATGCCGAGAGTATTATGACTCCCATCGAGGATGTTTTTACACTTCCTATGGATCGAATTTTGGATGAAGACCTCATCGGAGAAATTATTTGTGCCGGTTACTCTAGAATACCCGTTCACAAACCTGGATTTCCTCATGATTTCATTGGCATGTTGTTGACAAAAACCCTGATCGGCTATGATCCTGATGATAAATGGCCTGTTGGCAAGTTCGCCCTTGCTACTTTACCTCAAACGTGGCCAAATACATCTTGCCTTGACTTGTTAAATTATTGTCAAGAGGGAAAGAGTCACATGATCCTTATTTCAAATAGTCCTGGTGAGCCTCATGGTGCCATTGGTGTTATAACACTTGAAGATATTATAGAGGAGCTAATTGGTGAGGAAATTATTGATGAAACAGATGTTTATATCGATGTCCACAAAGGCTTGCCCAGAGTTGGTGAGAACAATGATTTTTGGAATCGTATGCTCCATCGTTCGCATTTGAGTACTATGGCTGCTCTTCACAAGAGCCAACGCAGCCATGACCTGGCTGCCAATGAACATGCTCCGATATTGAATCCCAAGAACTCTGCTCTTAATCCCAGATTAGTGACTAATGATCGTGTCAAGGTGAAGAGCCCTTCGCTTATTCAAAGCTCTACTGGTTATGGGTCAATGTCGCAATCACCTTCTCGCTCCGATTTACCGAGCAAAATTTCAAGAGTAAATGCAGAATTGCAGGCGCATGGCAGTCAGCGTTCCAGCATCGATGTTTCCAAGGAAAACAAATCCTCAGTAGCTGATGGTCCGTCTAGTCAAGCTCATAATGGCCCATCTACACAACCTCCTGAAGCTTTACCGAACGGAACTGATCcttcatcatcaaaaaCAACAGAAAACAACGGCAACCAACAATCGGAAAGGACTGAATCAGCTGATggaaaaaaggataatTCCGGAAGCATATCATCGAATTCTTCTAAGACCTTTACAGGTAAGCGTGTAAGGTTAGGAAATGTTATAGAGAGTAATGTTGTATCACCCGATGGAACGAATCGTATTGTTATTGAACCATTTGAGCGCTCAGTAGATCCTAATAATGCTGACATTGTGGAAATGGTAGAACGCAATGGTATTGTTGTTCCCAAGGTTACGGTCACTTCTCATGAGGACGATGTGGATTCAGTTCATAATACACCTATGAGTGTATCAAGTACACTATCTGTTAAAACGTCATCTTCAAAGGTACCTCGAAATAAGCGGAAACGAAGAAAAGGTAAAAGCAAGAAATAG